One Carya illinoinensis cultivar Pawnee chromosome 5, C.illinoinensisPawnee_v1, whole genome shotgun sequence genomic window, GAGAATCGACTGGCCATGATGGTTTACACCCACAAAGGGTGCGAAGGGCATCCCATATCTGTTTGTCAGGTACGTGGTGTCAAATGTTACCACATCACCAAAAGCTTCATAAGCTGCTCTACTCCGTGGATCTGCCCAAAATACATTCTTTAGTCTCCCATCatcatctaaatccatcaagGTAAAGAATCCTGGATTCTTGTATTGCATTCTAGAGAAGTAGTCTCGAAGCGCTCCAGCACCACCTGCTCCAAGTCTGAGATGTCTTGCCTTATCGATGTAGTTGCGACAGTCTTTTTCTAAAAATGGGAGGTTCTCAAATCCTCCCGCACCAACCACAAGAGATCCGAAACTCTTGTTCATTCGGATGCCAGCCAAGTCGTTAGTATCTAGTACTCTTTTTACAGCCTCACTAACTTGGCGATTACATCGGAAGAAGCGGGATTTATGTGGACTTAGTCCATGGTTATGGGTATTATGGACTGTGGTCACCCGTAATTTTCCTTCAACTTTTAAGGCATTAATCCTTGCCTTACAATCAGTCTTTCCTGTCGGGCATGGTTTCGCGACATTCATCGTCCTATTCCGGGCCTTTCCCCCACGGGCACAACCAAGGGTCACATATCTCACAACTCCATCGGCATCCCTCTCACTTCTTTGTGTCATGGATCCAAACCCACATTTCTTAGCATATAGCTTATAATAGCTCATTaattcttcaaaagaattaaACTCCATCCCCACTTTTGGCTCCCCAATCATATCACCACCATACATTTCGTCACACTCAGGTGTCTCAGCAGTGCCATCACCAGTTTCTGGTGAATTCATCGTCCTATCTTCTTCACATTGTTCATCAACTCTAGAGGTGGAACATGGCGGGGCTCCTGTTTCCCTAAAACTGGCTGTATCCTCTTGACCAACTCTTTCTTCGGTTCTGGGGCTTGTATCCATGAGCTCCACTGGAGTTCCCATCCCATGTTCAAATGGGTAACTATCATTCTGCCAAAAAATAGAGCAATTAAACTTCCATaaacataagaaaaacaaatgaaaaaaaggggACAATATCTAGGTTGGCATCACCATCTGCATGTtggttggataatgatatatATCCGGATATGGCATAAAAGCCGGTGACCAAGCAGGCATTGCTCCATAGTAACTGTGGATGTAATTTGGGGGATTTGGAGTAGTTGTTGGGATGTCCTAGCATAAAAATTAGAATGATGTGTTAGCCGTATTGGAGCGTTTATGAATCtacaaaaatgtaaaaaatgtcataaCTTACCGAGCTTGGGGGATTGGAGCTAGATGATGTTGAAGGAGATgggttttcttccccttttcccATGCTGACAAACTGAAATACACATAAAACAGTTGTACATCCAATTTTATCGGACCAAAATCATCACAGTTGTACATCCATTAAACCCTTGGGCTACCTAAACTTCTTAAGCATTTTAGTCAACAATAAAATATGACTAGAATAATGTATTATGGCGAAAATGTTCCCATTGACAGCATAAAACTTCCAAATGGAGAGAGGGagtggaaaacaaaaaaattatcctACTCCATACCAGTCGGCCATAACCTAATTTCCTTCTCAACCATAACAATTCAACCCCGTACCAAACTAGCAGACCCTCCGCTGGAACCACCACTCCCCATCACGTCCTTACCAgcacgaaaaagaaaaaatcaaccaCCAGGAAAAGATGAATAATATTCGCTCAAactgtttttcttattttattaatattgagcaCTGTAAAATGGTTCACCcgataaaattttctaaattattgtCACAGGATCTTTgcttttttaaaagaacaaaacGACCAAACAAACACCTCATATGATCTCTAGTTCAATCTTACAAAACACTGAAGAAGCAGAAATAAATACACACCAAAATGGAGAAATAAATACACACCAAAACACtgaccaaacaaaacaaaaataaataactagttcAATCTTACAAGAAGAAGCAGAAATAAATACACACCAAAATGGAGAAATAAATACACACCAAAACACtgaccaaacaaaacaaaaataaataactagttcAATCTTACAAGAAGAAGCAGAAATAAATACAcaccaaaatagagaaataaatacACACCAAAACACtgaccaaacaaaacaaaaataaataactagttcAATCTTACAAGAAGAAGCAGAAATACACTGAAAATACCCACATGAAAATAGAGACACACATGAAAATACACACCAAAATGGAGACCCACGGTCCCGGATTCACAAAATGGAGCTCTGTTTCAGCGCATTGCAGCTTCGGTTACGGTTTCCCGCGGGTTTGTTTGTTTCTCCCTCTTGTACACAAATCTTCTACGCTACTAAAAGGATGGAAGCAGCAGCAGCTCACGATCACCACGATGGACGATGGACGATGGAGAAATATTTCTTCCAACCTACCAACTGCTGATCGAACACGACCCACAACGGAACTGGAAAAATGTTGCTCAGAACTTCTATGCTACGACGATGGAGCCGGAAGCAACCCAGACGACCGACCAACGTAGAAGTATGATCGAACGCGAGGCAGAGGGAACCGGACGACCAAAACTCTGTTTTGAGTTTGGAAAATGCTTTCTTATTTCGAGGGTTCCgtccaattttgtttttttttacataatccGACGTGGCGGTCAACGACTGCGccccgactgtatgtagcagtagtgatacgattaatggatttgtgaaaacttatggggttttcacgaggttcctaagttaatagaaatttcacaattgaatttctagcgggctgttacatgaAGTCCCATTCCTCTTTGAGTGGCAAGCATAAATCTTGCCACAATAGTTACACTTAGCCTTCGGATCATCTACGGGACAACCCTaaacttttataaaatgatCCCAAACAACTGACGGGTCCTTCCCCTTCCGTTTCCTAGGAAgtggacaagtactactagGAGCACTTGAAGGTTTTGGTGTTTGGGTCTCTCCCAAATTAACGGTTTGTTCATCATTATCAAGATCAATTGGAGTTGATGAGGAATCCATCTAACATATGAaacattaatttcaaaattaattaagaaacataGTTGATACAGTAAAATATATGgtgataaaaataacaataactaATAATAGCATCAACAAGAGAACAAAGTTTTGCCTATATCATTCACGGCaccaacaaaataatatataaaagggAGAGAAACAAATATTACAGTTCAATACAGGCAAGAAAAAGTGTGGGGTGGGTTAGGCCTCATCAGGAAAGCAAATCAACAATTTGAAATTGAACTtatcatttattcattttattgtcttatctctctttctctccctcctcTTCTCTGAATTAagcaatcataaaaataaataataacaagtaCCTCATtagcaaaacaaacaagaatTGCAAGAGCACCTCAAACTATAAGCATAATGACAAAGAAACTCAAGAAGTTAAAAACTCATAAAGAATGCTTCCACACTACTATTATACAAGAGCGAAGCAACCTtacatttgaaattttaatttgatgagATTCATTTTGTGTAAGATGGGAAAACCAACTCTATAACACTATTTTCACGAACTTATCATTTGCACATGGGAgctatataaagttataaacagATATCATAACACtaaaaataacactaaaaagCATTAATATTCAGGACTATATAACACTTAAACATATATCATATTCGGGACTAtataacactaaaaataaacattaatctaaattaaattagagcTAACTCGTTACTCATATATAACCCAAATCCAACTTAGTAAAATTTAAATAGCAATatcctatccaaaaaaaaaaaaaaaaaagcttggtAAATAGCAAGATCCTACCCAAATCCAAATCACCGATAGAGGAAGGGGCGTCGCGCCGTCGAGCAGAGGCTGGGAATCCGAGAAGGGGCCAGACGCAGGGAGCTGAGCAGTGAGCGGGAGAGGGCCAGACGCAGGAGAAGCGATCGTTGGCCGTATGGAGGATGGGGGTTTCTATTTTCAGAAACTCGGAAACCCCAGACGGAAATGGAAAGGCCGAAGGGGGAAGGGGTGGTATTTTACCCTAATACCAAACGGCGCCAAACTGCCGTTTACATTTAAACTAAATAAGTTAAGACGTCAGAGAATGACGCCGTTTCAATTATtaaagtgaaacggcgtcgttttatatgtataaaaaggaaaatatatataacttaacggtcggTCGGTTTAGCGGTTTATTTAGACCGGAACCGCACGCCGAACCGACCGATGTCGGTTCATGAGAAATTGCCTCAATCGCCGACTGGTTCTTGGCCGGTTCCGGCGTCCTTAGGTCGGTTCCGGTCGGTCTGAGGCGGTTTATCGGTTTTTTGTACACCCCTACCCAAAAACACTCACTAGACAGCAGTAAACAGAATTATCAGATATCTCAAATCCACCATTAATCATGGCTTGTTTttctcaacaaaaaaaaaaaaaaattggttttaCACTTCATGCATACTCAGATGCAGACTGGGTTGGATGTCCTGATGATCGGAGAACTACAGGAGGTTTCTGTATATTTTTGGGCAATCACTTCATTTCTTGGAGTTCCCATAAGCAATATACTGTTGCTCGCTCAAGCACTGAGGCCGAATACAAATCTTTGGCCAACACAACAGCAGAACTTATTTGGTTACAGACATTGATCAAAGATCTTGGATTCTCACTGTTTCAACCACCTATTCTATGGTGTGATAACCTTAGAGCAACATACTTAAGTTCCAATCTTGTCTATCACTCAAGAACCAAGCATATCGATGTGGACTTCCACTTTGTCAGAGATAGAGTAGCTGTAAAGACTCTTCAAGTTCAATTATGGAGTTGCGAAGATCAACTTGCGGATGTGTTCACTAACCCGTTGGTTTCTGATCGATTTTTTAGTCTACGATTGAGTCTCACTATGATTGATACCCTGGTAGACTCGAGGGGGCGTATCAACCTTACTCAAGAAAAtacacactcaaataaatccaaattGGATAATCCATTTCAGCAGCTCACACAGCAGCTCTAGAAGCTTCAATATTCCTCTTTTGTTATAACAGACTTCATTTAAGTTTACCCTTTTGTCCTCTGCGCACTCACTGATTTGGTGCCTATATAAGAAGTGCAAGACTCATTGTATTTtatgataattataatatatttcattgcaatattaagaagatgttgtTCTTTGTGTTTACTCTGTTAttatctgcgtaccaatactgattccttcatatttaaaatttaaattaatactgttttcaataaaatctattttttaaccattcacattaaattgatgcacagattagtgcacaattatgcttataactaaatttttccttttcttatacttagatagtattttttaaattttaaatctagattatatttaattaattatagaatataaaatatatttatataattttaattttgttgtaattttaaatatgtcccATCGTTctcttcttttaaaatataattatttttaataaattctctattctttttttattttttaacttttatttttgtgtctcaactcaagtttgtgatttttcaaCTTATGTTAACGTCATGTTTTGCATACTTTTGGGTTAGGCACTCAACAACTTGAATCTTCGATCTTAGACATATGAATACGAAGAAAATACCAAGAGACGGGGGCTTTGGTGGATGATAAGTAGTCTCTGATGCTAAAGTCAGTTTTGCCTTAGTATTTTGTGCAAATGAATAGAGAGTTCAGATAGAATTATTCGTACATAGGGATTGccttttgtatttggtttttggGAGTAAACTGCTCATACTTTTATGGCAGGGGAATGTATCCCTTCACCAATTCCTTTagtcaaattttattaatgtggCATGGCTTATAGAGTGACACAATTAATGCGACGTCGCTTCCCATCTCTTCTATCTTGCAAGTATATGTCGTCGGGCTCCTCCTCCCTTGCCTGTTAATAGATCAAGGGCTCCCTAGCATTTTACGCCTACATGCATGTATAGTGCCACTCAAGACTAGGCTTCATAAGAGAATTCTGAGGTAGTGTGTTTTCTCCTTCCTTG contains:
- the LOC122309343 gene encoding protein FAR1-RELATED SEQUENCE 5-like isoform X2, whose product is MEQCLLGHRLLCHIRIYIIIQPTCRCYPFEHGMGTPVELMDTSPRTEERVGQEDTASFRETGAPPCSTSRVDEQCEEDRTMNSPETGDGTAETPECDEMYGGDMIGEPKVGMEFNSFEELMSYYKLYAKKCGFGSMTQRSERDADGVVRYVTLGCARGGKARNRTMNVAKPCPTGKTDCKARINALKVEGKLRVTTVHNTHNHGLSPHKSRFFRCNRQVSEAVKRVLDTNDLAGIRMNKSFGSLVVGAGGFENLPFLEKDCRNYIDKARHLRLGAGGAGALRDYFSRMQYKNPGFFTLMDLDDDGRLKNVFWADPRSRAAYEAFGDVVTFDTTYLTNRYGMPFAPFVGVNHHGQSILLGAGLISSEDTETFTWLFQTWLQCMNGIAPPAIITDQDKAMRNAISIVFPNSRHRFCLWHILKKVPEKLGSHRAYKSGLKTQLMKCVYDSQNIEEFEKSWEDLICTYSLEENVWLSSLYADREAVGTGIPKRLFLGWHEYYTTKREHECIF
- the LOC122309343 gene encoding protein FAR1-RELATED SEQUENCE 5-like isoform X1; translation: MGKGEENPSPSTSSSSNPPSSDIPTTTPNPPNYIHSYYGAMPAWSPAFMPYPDIYHYPTNMQMNDSYPFEHGMGTPVELMDTSPRTEERVGQEDTASFRETGAPPCSTSRVDEQCEEDRTMNSPETGDGTAETPECDEMYGGDMIGEPKVGMEFNSFEELMSYYKLYAKKCGFGSMTQRSERDADGVVRYVTLGCARGGKARNRTMNVAKPCPTGKTDCKARINALKVEGKLRVTTVHNTHNHGLSPHKSRFFRCNRQVSEAVKRVLDTNDLAGIRMNKSFGSLVVGAGGFENLPFLEKDCRNYIDKARHLRLGAGGAGALRDYFSRMQYKNPGFFTLMDLDDDGRLKNVFWADPRSRAAYEAFGDVVTFDTTYLTNRYGMPFAPFVGVNHHGQSILLGAGLISSEDTETFTWLFQTWLQCMNGIAPPAIITDQDKAMRNAISIVFPNSRHRFCLWHILKKVPEKLGSHRAYKSGLKTQLMKCVYDSQNIEEFEKSWEDLICTYSLEENVWLSSLYADREAVGTGIPKRLFLGWHEYYTTKREHECIF